TCGTAGACTTAGCAACCTTCTTAAATCGAATGGGAGCAAAAATCTATGGAGCGGGAACTGAAACGATTCGAATTGAAGGAGTTCAAGAGCTACATGCTACAGAACACTCTATTATCCCAGATAGAATCGAAACGGGAACTTTTATGATTGCAGCTGCTGTAACGAATGGTGACATTTTTATAGAAGATGCTATCGCAGATCACAACAAACCATTGATTTCAAAGTTGAAAGAAATGGGTGTGATCATTGAAGAGTCAGATAATGGCGTTCGAGTGATTGGTCCAAAACAGTTACAACCTACTGATGTAAAAACAATGCCACATCCAGGATTTCCAACGGATATGCAAGCGCAGATGACGGTTGCTCAATTACTTTCTTCAGGATCTAGTACGATGACTGAAACAGTTTTTGAAAATCGCTTTATGCATTTGGAAGAACTACGTAGAATGAATATTAATTTTAAAATTGAAGGCCAAACGGTTCTTCTGTATGGTAATTCAGATTTGCAAGGAGCAGAAGTAGAAGCAACGGACCTAAGAGCAGCAGCAGCACTTATTATTGCTGGATTAGTTTCTAAAGGATATACACGCGTAACTAATTTGGCTCATTTAGATCGTGGATACTATCAATTTGACCGCAAACTACAAAATCTTGGTGCAAATATTGAACGAGTAAATGAAGATGAAAATCAAATGATCTCTTCAACAGAGTTAGAGAAATTATTTGCGAAATAATAAATGATTGTTAGAAATAAATTGTAAAGGAAGTTAACTATGAAGTTTGATTTTAAACCCATTATCACTACCATACTTTGGATTGCTCTTTTCTTGCTATTAGCTCTCGTGTTATTCGCAATCGGATTGATGATTGGGTATGGGGGATTAGGTAATGGAGAAACAATGCAAGTTTTTCAACGAGAAACATGGGAACATATCTTAGACTTTATACGTTGACTATAATCAGGACCGGTCGTTACACCCAGTGGAGACGAATGGTTCTGATTTTCTTTTTCGTGATAAAAACATTGTGTAAGTTTTCTGCCTCTGTTATAATTTATACATTGTTGTCTCCTTAGTGTAATGGATATCACGTAAGATTCCGGTTCTTGAGATGGGGGTTCGATTCCCTCAGGAGACGTAGATAGAGATGAACTAGCTACT
The Jeotgalibaca sp. MA1X17-3 genome window above contains:
- the murA gene encoding UDP-N-acetylglucosamine 1-carboxyvinyltransferase: MDKMIVQGGNRLQGTVKAEGAKNAVLPIIAATILAKEGKSVLTNVPNLSDVFTMNNVLKNIGIEVDFDEENNTIITDATGEVNWEAPFEYVSKMRASIVVMGPLLARLGRAKIALPGGCAIGTRPIDLHLKGFEAMGAKIKIENGFVVAHAEKLKGAKIYLDFPSVGATQSIMMGAVLAEGVTLLENVAREPEIVDLATFLNRMGAKIYGAGTETIRIEGVQELHATEHSIIPDRIETGTFMIAAAVTNGDIFIEDAIADHNKPLISKLKEMGVIIEESDNGVRVIGPKQLQPTDVKTMPHPGFPTDMQAQMTVAQLLSSGSSTMTETVFENRFMHLEELRRMNINFKIEGQTVLLYGNSDLQGAEVEATDLRAAAALIIAGLVSKGYTRVTNLAHLDRGYYQFDRKLQNLGANIERVNEDENQMISSTELEKLFAK
- a CDS encoding DNA-directed RNA polymerase subunit beta, producing MKFDFKPIITTILWIALFLLLALVLFAIGLMIGYGGLGNGETMQVFQRETWEHILDFIR